In a genomic window of Meriones unguiculatus strain TT.TT164.6M chromosome 8, Bangor_MerUng_6.1, whole genome shotgun sequence:
- the Tnfrsf11b gene encoding tumor necrosis factor receptor superfamily member 11B, which translates to MNKWLCCALLVFLDIIEWTTQETFPPKYLHYDPETGRQLLCDKCSPGTYLKQHCTARRKTLCAPCPDHSYTDSWHTSDECVYCSPVCKELQSVKQECNRTHNRVCECEEGRYLELEFCLKHRSCPPGLGVVQAGTPERNTVCKRCPDGFFSNETSSKAPCRKHTNCSALGLFLTQKGNATHDNVCSRNRETTQKCGIDVTLCEEAFFRFAVPTKITPSWLGVLMDNLPGTKVNAESVERIKQRHSSQEQTFQLLKLWKHQNRDQDMVKKIIQDIDLCERSVQRHIGHANLTTEQLRILMESLPGKKIGPEDIERTRKACKPSEQLLKLLSLWRIKNGDQDTLKGLMYALKHLKTYHFPKNVTHSLRKTIRFLHSFPMYRLYQKLFLEMIGNQVQSVKISCL; encoded by the exons TTCCTGGACATCATTGAATGGACCACACAGGAAACCTTCCCTCCAAAGTACCTTCACTATGACCCAGAAACTGGTCGTCAGCTCCTGTGTGACAAATGTTCTCCTGGCACCTACCTGAAACAGCACTGCACGGCCAGAAGGAAGACGTTGTGCGCCCCTTGCCCTGACCACTCTTACACAGACAGCTGGCACACCAGTGACGAGTGTGTGTACTGTAGCCCAGTGTGCAAGGAGCTGCAGTCTGTGAAGCAGGAATGCAACCGCACCCACAACCGAGTTTGTGAATGTGAGGAAGGGCGCtacctggaactggaattctgCTTGAAGCACAGGAGCTGTCCTCCTGGTTTGGGAGTGGTGCAGGCTG GAACCCCGGAGCGAAACACAGTTTGCAAAAGATGTCCAGATGGGTTCTTCTCGAATGAGACATCATCCAAAGCCCCCTGCAGGAAACACACGAACTGCAGTGCTCTTGGCCTTTTTCTAACTCAGAAAGGAAATGCAACACATGACAATGTCTGTTCCAGAAACAGGGAAACAACACAAAAATGTGGAATAG ATGTCACCCTGTGTGAAGAGGCATTCTTCAGGTTTGCTGTTCCTACAAAGATTACACCCAGTTGGCTTGGTGTTCTCATGGACAATTTGCCTGGGACAAAAGTAAATGCAGAGAGTGTGGAGAGGATAAAACAGCGACACAGCTCTCAAGAGCAAACTTTCCAGCTACTGAAGCTATGGAAGCATCAAAACAGAGACCAGGACATGGTGAAGAAGATCATCCAAG ACATTGATCTCTGTGAAAGAAGTGTGCAACGGCATATCGGTCACGCAAACCTCACGACAGAGCAGCTTCGCATCTTGATGGAGAGCTTGCCTGGGAAGAAGATTGGCCCAGAAGACATTGAGAGAACGAGGAAAGCGTGCAAACCGAGCGAGCAGCTCCTGAAGCTACTCAGCTTATGGAGGATCAAAAATGGAGACCAAGACACCTTGAAGGGCCTGATGTATGCACTCAAGCACTTGAAAACATACCACTTTCCCAAGAATGTCACTCACAGTCTGAGGAAGACCATCAGGTTCTTGCACAGCTTCCCCATGTACAGATTGTATCAGAAGCTGTTTTTAGAAATGATAGGGAACCAGGTCCAATCAGTGAAAATAAGCTGCTTATAA